The Christiangramia forsetii KT0803 DNA segment TAAAACAGGATCTTTTTGTTGCCATTCATCCATTAATTCCTGCGGCACATATTTCGTCCCACTTGCTTCTTCATGCCCCCGCATTCTGAAGGTTTTAAACTCCACCAGAACAGGCCGAGGTTCTTTTCTAATACTTTCAGCTATTTCAGAGATTTTTGTATAGACTTCAAGTATATTATTTCCATCGATGATATGCGATTCCATCCCGTAACCAGCGCCTCTATCTGCAAGATCTTTACAACGATACTGCTCTACGGTAGGTGTAGATAACCCATAACCATTATTTTCAATACAAAATAAGACCGGCAAATCCCAAACCGAAGCGATATTCAATGCTTCATGAAAATCACCTTCACTAGTCCCTCCTTCTCCCGAAAAAACAGCAGTTAATTTCTTTTCATTCTTTAATTTGTGCGCTAGGGCGATCCCATCGGCTACTCCAAGCTGAGGACCTAGATGTGAGATCATCCCCACAATATTATATTCCTGGGTTCCGAAATGAAAACTGCGATCGCGCCCTTTCGTAAAACCAGAAGCTTTTCCCTGCCATTGTGCAAATAAGCGGTTTAAAGGAATCTCCCTGCTTGTAAAAACACCCAGATTTCGGTGCATAGGCAGGATATATTCTTCTGTTTCAAGAGATTTTGTAACACCTACTGAGATTGCTTCCTGCCCTATTCCGCTAAACCATTTTGAAATCTTCCCCTGTCGTAACAAGATCAGCATCTTTTCCTCTATCATTCTGGGTTTCAGCATGGACCTGTAGAGATCGAGCATCGCATCATTAGACAATTGAGTTTCCTTATATTCCATTGTCCTTGATTTGGTATTATTAGAAAGCATAAAATAGTTTTGTTTGTCCGTAAAGCATTCTAAACTGAAAAATGATGTCATTCTGTCCCGATAACTATCGGGGTTGTTTCAGAATCTCAGCTTAATATAAATCAATGCAATATTGAGAACATTAAATAAATTCAGGGTAACGAAAGAACGATTAAGATGAAAAACGGATATACATGAAATAGTTTTATACCTCAAATGTAACTAAATTTCTATTTGCTAAGAAAAATATAAACAAACGGCATATCCCCTTATTTTATTTAACTTTGTTTGTTACCTTATAATAAAAAATCGCTCAAAATGGCAATGAATAATATACCTAGTGTAAATCTAGCCGACTTCTTATCGGATGATCCGAAGCGCAAAGAAAAATTTGTAAATGAAATTGGTAAAGCATATGAAGAGATTGGCTTCGTGGCGTTAAAGAACCATTTTTTAAGTGATCAGCTGGTAGAAGAACTATATAAAGAGGTTAAATCCTTTTTTGATCTTCCAGTTGAAACTAAACAGAAATATGAAATTGAGGGCCTTGCCGGCCAAAGAGGATATATTTCTTTTGGAAAAGAACACGCTAAAGGAAAAAAGGAAGGCGATCTTAAAGAATTCTGGCATTTTGGTCAGGAACCCTCTAAAGATGCAAACCTTACTGAAGAATATCCTGAAAATGTACGGGTTGAAGAATTAAAGGACTTCAATCATACTGGAATGGAGGCCTACAGAATGCTTGAAAAAACAGGGATCTATGTACTAAGAGCACTTGCTTTATACATCGGGCTAGAAGAGCATTATTTTGATCACTGGGCAAGTAATGGGAATAGTATTTTAAGACCAATTCACTATCCGCCAATACAGGAAGAGCCAAAAGGAGCTGTAAGAGCTGGTGCTCATGGAGACATTAACCTAATTACTTTGTTAATGGGTGCTTCTACCGGCGGACTTCAGGTTCTAAGAAAAGATGGAGAATGGATCGATGCGATTCCGCAGGAGGACGAATTGGTAATTAATGTGGGGGATATGCTGGAGAGGCATACCAACAATAAACTGAGGTCTACAATTCACCGGGTAACGAACCCTCCTAAAGATCAATGGGGAAAACCTAGATATTCTATACCTTTCTTTATGCATCCAAGAAGTGAAATGAAACTGGATTGTTTAGAAGAATGTATTGATGAAGATCATCCAAAACAATTTGAAGATATTACTGCAGGTGAATTTCTTCATCAAAGACTTGTTGAGATAGGTCTTAAAAAATAATAGTTATGGCAAAAAAGAAATTAGGCCTTGAGGATCTGGGAGGTTTCGTTTTTTCCACAAATGATGATTTTGACGAATCTGAATATACCGATGGAGAATCTCAGAATGACCTCACTCCAAAAGATCAGCAACTTGAAGCGCATTTTAGCAATAAAGGGCGAGGAGGTAAAACAGTAACTATAATAAAAGGTTATGAAGGATCTGATGAAGATCTCATCGCCCTGGGTAAAATGTTGAAGAAAAAATGTGGCGTTGGCGGTTCTACCAAAGATGGAGAGATAATTATTCAGGGGGACCACAGAGAAAAAGTAATGAAAATACTTAAAAAAGAAGGATATAATGTAAAACGTGTTGGAGGTTGATCTAATACGCTTTTTTATACTATAAAATGGAAAATAAAACCCTACACATTGTAAACGGCGACAGTCTGGCTGAGCAGATGCAGGAATTGAATCTGCCTGGAGAAATCGTTGTCTGGAGAGAACTGCTTTGTGAAGGGCCGACTCAAAAAGAGATCAATTCTGATTTTTTCAAGTTGAGAAAAAAATTTCTTCTTAAAACCTATAATATTTCAGCTGAAAATTATGAGGAGCGATTTGTTTCTGAAATCAAGCGATTAAAATCCTTAAATAATTATGACAATGTAGTACTCTGGTTTGAATTCGATCTTTTCTGTCATATCAATATGTTAGCAGCGATAAGTATTCTTGTAGATAAGCATGGGGAGATCCCTATTTCTCTTGTTTGCAGTAAAAAACTTAAGGGTGAAAAGGAACTCCAGGCCCTATCTCAACTTAGTCTAAAAGAATTAGAGAACCATTATAAGAACAGTATTCAGCTAAATCATGAAGATATAGAAGCTGCAGCTCTTATATGGGAATTATATTGCGGGGACAATCCATTAAAATTGAAACCCCAGATAAAGATCAACACCAATTTTGAGTATTTATCCAGTTGCATTAGAGCCCATATTGAACGATTTCCGAATAGTATTACCGGCATCAATTCTTTAGAAAGAAATGTGCTTCGGTTGATTGAAAATCAGGAGATCAAGAATGAAAATCATCTTCTAGGTTATGCCCTTCAGTACCAGGGATATTATGGTTATAGTGATACGCAAATGCAAAGACTGCTAAAGAAACTTTCTATTTTCTACCATAATAAAGAAGGCAAGATCGTTCTTAACGAAAAAGGACAACATGTACTTGAAGAAAAAAAGAATTTTTACAGAGAACTAAATAATGAGGAATATTTTGGCGGCACCAAAATGTATGCTTTCCTCTATGAGTCTGAATCCCACCGATTATTAAAATTATAGAATGAGTTTAGAAGCTTCAGAATTGATCCTGAATAAGGACGGTTCTATTTATCACCTTGGTTTATTACCAGAAGAAATAGCTAACACCGTTATTACTGTTGGAGATCCTGCAAGGGTGCAAAAAATAAGTGTTCATTTTGATTCGATTGAAGTAAAGAAGCAGAAAAGGGAATTTTGCACACATACTGGTATTTATAAAGGAAAAAGGATCACAGTAATGTCTACCGGTATGGGCACCGATAACATAGATATCGCCCTTACCGAGCTTGATGCACTTGTAAATATCGATCTTAAGGCCAAAAAGATCAAAGATAAATTAACCAGTCTTGATATTATAAGAATTGGAACCACCGGTTCAATTCGAAAAGAAATCCCTGTAGGCAGCTATATTATAAGTGAATTAGCCCTCGGTTTTGATGGCCTTATGCATTACTATAAAGACGATTCATTTCTTAAAAAAGATATCGCTAATGCCTTTGTAGAACAAACCAATTGGTCTGTTAAAAAAGCGCTCCCATATGTTGTTGAGGGTGGAAAAGATCTAATACAAAGATTGAGTTCTGATGCTACTATTAAAGGATTTACAGCTACAAATGTCGGGTTTTATGGACCACAGGGAAGAATTCTTCGAGCCGAGGTTCCGGACCCTAAAATGAACGATAGAATTGCAGCTTTCGAGTACAATGGCCATTCAGTCACCAATTTAGAAATGGAAACTTCAGGTATCTATGGGATATCCCGATTATTAGGTCATAATGCTGCTTCAATGAACCTTGTACTTGCTAATCGTGCTACAGGAGAATTTCTTGAAAATGCTTCTGAAATGATGGATGAGCTTATCATTTATACACTTAATAAGATCTCCCAATAACTGTCTTATTTAACAATATATTAAAAGCAAAGCATGGTGTACTTTGTATTTTTAACCAAACAATAGATA contains these protein-coding regions:
- a CDS encoding translation initiation factor, with translation MAKKKLGLEDLGGFVFSTNDDFDESEYTDGESQNDLTPKDQQLEAHFSNKGRGGKTVTIIKGYEGSDEDLIALGKMLKKKCGVGGSTKDGEIIIQGDHREKVMKILKKEGYNVKRVGG
- a CDS encoding DUF1835 domain-containing protein; this translates as MENKTLHIVNGDSLAEQMQELNLPGEIVVWRELLCEGPTQKEINSDFFKLRKKFLLKTYNISAENYEERFVSEIKRLKSLNNYDNVVLWFEFDLFCHINMLAAISILVDKHGEIPISLVCSKKLKGEKELQALSQLSLKELENHYKNSIQLNHEDIEAAALIWELYCGDNPLKLKPQIKINTNFEYLSSCIRAHIERFPNSITGINSLERNVLRLIENQEIKNENHLLGYALQYQGYYGYSDTQMQRLLKKLSIFYHNKEGKIVLNEKGQHVLEEKKNFYRELNNEEYFGGTKMYAFLYESESHRLLKL
- a CDS encoding nucleoside phosphorylase; the encoded protein is MSLEASELILNKDGSIYHLGLLPEEIANTVITVGDPARVQKISVHFDSIEVKKQKREFCTHTGIYKGKRITVMSTGMGTDNIDIALTELDALVNIDLKAKKIKDKLTSLDIIRIGTTGSIRKEIPVGSYIISELALGFDGLMHYYKDDSFLKKDIANAFVEQTNWSVKKALPYVVEGGKDLIQRLSSDATIKGFTATNVGFYGPQGRILRAEVPDPKMNDRIAAFEYNGHSVTNLEMETSGIYGISRLLGHNAASMNLVLANRATGEFLENASEMMDELIIYTLNKISQ
- a CDS encoding isopenicillin N synthase family dioxygenase, with translation MNNIPSVNLADFLSDDPKRKEKFVNEIGKAYEEIGFVALKNHFLSDQLVEELYKEVKSFFDLPVETKQKYEIEGLAGQRGYISFGKEHAKGKKEGDLKEFWHFGQEPSKDANLTEEYPENVRVEELKDFNHTGMEAYRMLEKTGIYVLRALALYIGLEEHYFDHWASNGNSILRPIHYPPIQEEPKGAVRAGAHGDINLITLLMGASTGGLQVLRKDGEWIDAIPQEDELVINVGDMLERHTNNKLRSTIHRVTNPPKDQWGKPRYSIPFFMHPRSEMKLDCLEECIDEDHPKQFEDITAGEFLHQRLVEIGLKK